In Euphorbia lathyris chromosome 9, ddEupLath1.1, whole genome shotgun sequence, the following are encoded in one genomic region:
- the LOC136206826 gene encoding large ribosomal subunit protein eL20z: MSEESEKGTSRSAVVDHHLHHQHPQPQYGTFQGVANYPPPQPPVIGFPQPVAPPGATEPSAHQQHQYYTPGYQTVQGYAVAEGRPVRERPLPCCGIGLGWFLFIIGFFLGAIPWYIGLFLMLCARIDPREKPGHVACTIAAILATIAIILGVTKGADDWS, encoded by the exons ATGAGTGAAGAATCTGAAAAAGGAACAAGCAGATCAGCTGTTGTCGATCACCACCTCCATCATCAACATCCTCAACCTCAATACGGTACTTTTCAAGGCGTTGCCAATTATCCGCCTCCACAGCCGCCGGTTATCGGTTTCCCTCAACCTGTTGCTCCTCCCGGAGCTACTGAACCCTCCGCCCATCAGCAGCATCAGTATTATACTCCCGGCTATCAAACCGTCCAAG GTTATGCTGTTGCTGAAGGAAGACCTGTGAGAGAACGCCCCCTTCCTTGCTGTGGTATTGGTTTAGGCTGGTTCTT GTTTATAATTGGTTTCTTTCTTGGTGCGATCCCGTGGTATATTGGGCTATTTCTTATGCTTTGTGCGAGGATAGATCCCCGAGAGAAACCGGGACACGTTGCTTGCACAATTGCT GCGATTCTTGCGACTATCGCTATTATTCTTGGTGTAACAAAGGGAGCTGATGATTGGTCATAA